TCGCCCGCTCGTATCCGTCACCGCGCTCGCTTCGGAATAGTATTCGCGGAAAACGATTTAAATAATTACAGATATTCTGTATGATAGAGTTTAGGCCACTAATACGGCCATTCACATATATCTCCTCAGTCTAAAATGATTGATTTGACAGTATTCGGATCGGAACGGTGAAGAATATACGACAGCCCGAAGACTAGGTACGTATGGCTGAATTCGGCGCACTCTCGCTGGCTCCGCCGCTGCTCGCGATCGTCCTCGCGATCTGGACGCGGCGGCCGATCCTGTCGCTGTTCCTCGGGATCTGGTCGGGCGGAGTCATCGCGACCGGAAGCATCGGCATCGGACAAACGTTCGAGTGGATCACCGGAGCGATCGCGGACGTGTTCCACGCGAATATCCTAGTGTTCACCCTCCTGCTCGGATCGGGCGTGGCGCTGATCTGGCGACTCGGTGGCGCGAGCGCCGTCCGCAACTGGGCGACGAGCCGGCTCGAAACCCAGCGCAAGACCGGGTTGGCGACGTGGGGGCTGGGAATACTCCTGTTTTTCGACGATTACGCCAACACGGCGATCGTCGGCAGTACGATGCGCGAGATTTCCGATCAGATGCGGATCTCCCGCGAAAAACTCTCCTACATCGTCGACTCGACTGCCGCGCCCGTCGCGACGATCGGGCTCTCGAGCTGGGTCGCGTTCCAGCTCTCGATGATCGACGAGGGATACACTGCCCTCGTCGACAGCGACGACTACGCCGTCACCGCGGCCGACACACCGGGCGTGTTCGAGACGTTCGTCGGCTCGATTCCGTTCAACACGTACTCCCTGCTCGCGATCGTCATGGTGGGGGTCATCGTCCTCTCACAGCGCGACTACGGGGAGATGCTCGACGCCGAGCACCGATCCTGGCAGACCGGGAAGGTAAACCGCGACGAGGCACAGCCCCTCCAGGAAGTCGAGAAGGATCTGGGCTCGCCGATCGAGGATCGGCCGATGCTCCGGACGTTCTTCGCACCGATCGTCGTCCTGGTCGCGGTCACGCTCTCCGGGGCGTTCTGGACCGGCTATCAGTCGTGGCTCGACGAACAGGCCGAGGCGGACGCGACGACGTCGCTCGAGACCGCCATCGGAAACGACGGCGTCATCCAGATACTGGTCGACGTCGTCGGCGCGGGGGATTTCGCCGCCGCGCTCGTCTGGGGCTCGTTCGCGATGGTCGCGACCCTGATCCTCATCGGACTGGCCTACGACCTCTTCGACCTCGGTGACAGTGTCGACACGATTCTAGACGGCTTCTCCCTGATGCTGACCGCGGTGACGATCCTGGTCCTCGCCTGGGCGATCAGCGCGGTCGCCGAGGAACTCGGCACGGGAAGATACGTCGCTGGCGTCGCGGAAGGGGTCGTCTCGCCGGCCGTCCTCCCGATCGTCGTGTTGCTCGTGTCCGCCTTCGTCGCGTTCACCATGGGCTCGTCGTGGGCGACGATGGGCATCGTCACGCCGATCTCGATCCGCGTCGCCTACGAACTCACCGGCACGTTCGAACTCATGCCGGTGATGGTCGGGGCGGTGTTCTCGGGCGCGATCTTCGGCGATCACTCGTCGCCGATCTCCGACACCTCGGTGCTCTCGGCGACGTTCACCGGGGCCGATCTCATCGATCACATCCGCACGCAGCTCTACTACGCCGGAACCGTCCTGTTCGTCGTGGTCGTCTGTTACGCGCTTTACGGCTTCCTCGGCGTTCCGTGGATGGTCTTCCTTCCCCTCGGAGTCGTCCTGCTTGTCGGACTCGTCTACGGGCTCTCGGAGATCGACGCCCAGCGCAAGGGCCTCGCTCCCAGGGCCTCCTCGACCGACGTCGACCGCACCGGTCGAGAGCCCGAGGCCGAACCCGGATCCGCCCCGGAAGACCTCGATTAGACCGCCGTCTCCGCCATATTTTTGCCGTCCGCAAGACAGAGCTAGCGTATGGACGGAACGCTCGACCACACGATGATCCGCGTCGCCGACCTCGAGGAATCGCTCGACTGGTATCGGACCCACCTCGAGTACGAGGAGAAGGATCGCCACGAGGGCGACGGCTTCACCATCGTCTATCTCGGGCCCGAGGAGATGCACGAGGAGGGAGCGATGCTCGAGATCACCCACAACGAGGGCGAGGAGCCCGAGGTGGGCGACGCCTGGGGACACATCGCGGTACGGGTCCCGGAGGGCGAACTCGAGGACTACTACCAGCAGCTCATGGACGAGGGCGTCGAGGACTACCGCGATCCCCAATCCTGTGGGGGCCGCTACGCCTTCGTCAAAGATCCCGACGGCCACGAGATCGAGATCGTCCAACGTGACGAGGGCGCGCTCTGGTCGCTCGATCACACCATGATCCGCGTCGAGGACGCCGACGAGGCGCTGGGCTTCTGGACGCGCAAGTTCGAGTACGACGAGGTCGGCCGCTGGGAGTCCGACACGTTCGCGAACTACTTCGTCGAGCCCACGGACGCCGCTGACGAGGCGATGTCCGTCGAACTCACCTACAATTACGACGGCCGGAGCTACGACATGGGCGACGCCTGGGGCCACCTC
This portion of the Natrinema salinisoli genome encodes:
- a CDS encoding Na+/H+ antiporter NhaC family protein; protein product: MAEFGALSLAPPLLAIVLAIWTRRPILSLFLGIWSGGVIATGSIGIGQTFEWITGAIADVFHANILVFTLLLGSGVALIWRLGGASAVRNWATSRLETQRKTGLATWGLGILLFFDDYANTAIVGSTMREISDQMRISREKLSYIVDSTAAPVATIGLSSWVAFQLSMIDEGYTALVDSDDYAVTAADTPGVFETFVGSIPFNTYSLLAIVMVGVIVLSQRDYGEMLDAEHRSWQTGKVNRDEAQPLQEVEKDLGSPIEDRPMLRTFFAPIVVLVAVTLSGAFWTGYQSWLDEQAEADATTSLETAIGNDGVIQILVDVVGAGDFAAALVWGSFAMVATLILIGLAYDLFDLGDSVDTILDGFSLMLTAVTILVLAWAISAVAEELGTGRYVAGVAEGVVSPAVLPIVVLLVSAFVAFTMGSSWATMGIVTPISIRVAYELTGTFELMPVMVGAVFSGAIFGDHSSPISDTSVLSATFTGADLIDHIRTQLYYAGTVLFVVVVCYALYGFLGVPWMVFLPLGVVLLVGLVYGLSEIDAQRKGLAPRASSTDVDRTGREPEAEPGSAPEDLD
- a CDS encoding VOC family protein — protein: MDGTLDHTMIRVADLEESLDWYRTHLEYEEKDRHEGDGFTIVYLGPEEMHEEGAMLEITHNEGEEPEVGDAWGHIAVRVPEGELEDYYQQLMDEGVEDYRDPQSCGGRYAFVKDPDGHEIEIVQRDEGALWSLDHTMIRVEDADEALGFWTRKFEYDEVGRWESDTFANYFVEPTDAADEAMSVELTYNYDGRSYDMGDAWGHLCVRLDDLHEDWDQLLVREAADYRDPESCDDMYAFTKDQDGHEIELIERDLEADSLFPF